A region from the Actinoplanes sp. OR16 genome encodes:
- a CDS encoding acyl-CoA dehydrogenase family protein, with protein MDFELSDEQRMFRDVLRDFVDREIRPVAQEWEESGRYPTEIVETMRSLGLFGLTVPEEYGGLGADMVSFALTFEEIAKGWMGIAGILGSHSLSCWLIARHGTSEQKAEFLPDLASGKRRTGIALTEPDAGTDLQGIATTAVRDGDHYVLNGRKTWITNARHADPLPVLCKTSVSADPPHKGMSVILVEAGTPGFTVERDLPKLGYKGTESCEVLLEDVRVPATRLLGGVEGRGMQQVLSGLETGRINVAARALGIAQAAYDEALRYAGQRRAFGRPIGDFQAIQLKIAEMAAQVQAARLLVHWAASRADGGHRVDMEAGMAKAFASEAAVFCALTAMQVHGGYGYSKEFVVERLYRDAPLMMIGEGTNDIQRVVIARALLAGKASIG; from the coding sequence ATGGATTTCGAGCTTTCCGACGAGCAGCGGATGTTCCGCGACGTGCTCCGCGACTTCGTCGACCGGGAGATCCGCCCGGTGGCGCAGGAGTGGGAGGAGTCCGGCCGCTACCCCACCGAGATCGTCGAGACCATGCGCTCGCTCGGTCTGTTCGGCCTCACCGTGCCCGAGGAGTACGGCGGCCTCGGCGCCGACATGGTGAGCTTCGCCCTCACCTTCGAGGAGATCGCCAAGGGCTGGATGGGCATCGCCGGCATCCTGGGAAGTCACTCGCTCTCCTGCTGGTTGATAGCGCGGCACGGAACATCCGAGCAGAAGGCGGAATTCCTCCCCGACCTGGCGTCCGGAAAGCGGCGCACCGGCATCGCCCTCACCGAGCCGGACGCCGGCACCGATCTCCAGGGCATCGCGACGACCGCGGTGCGGGACGGCGACCACTATGTCCTGAACGGCCGCAAGACGTGGATCACCAACGCCCGGCATGCCGATCCGCTGCCGGTGCTGTGCAAGACCTCGGTCTCCGCCGACCCGCCGCACAAGGGCATGTCCGTGATCCTCGTCGAAGCGGGCACCCCGGGCTTCACCGTGGAACGTGACCTGCCGAAACTCGGCTACAAGGGCACCGAGTCCTGCGAGGTCCTGCTGGAGGACGTCCGTGTCCCGGCGACCCGGTTGCTCGGCGGCGTCGAGGGACGCGGCATGCAGCAGGTCCTCTCCGGGTTGGAGACGGGCCGGATCAACGTGGCCGCCCGGGCGCTCGGCATCGCCCAGGCGGCGTACGACGAGGCCCTGCGCTACGCCGGCCAGCGCCGGGCGTTCGGCCGGCCGATCGGCGATTTCCAGGCGATCCAACTCAAGATCGCTGAGATGGCCGCGCAGGTGCAGGCCGCCCGCCTGCTCGTCCACTGGGCCGCGTCCCGCGCCGACGGCGGTCACCGGGTCGACATGGAGGCGGGCATGGCGAAGGCGTTCGCGTCCGAGGCCGCCGTCTTCTGCGCCCTCACCGCGATGCAGGTGCACGGCGGCTACGGATATTCGAAGGAGTTCGTGGTGGAACGCCTCTACCGGGACGCCCCGCTCATGATGATCGGCGAGGGCACCAACGACATCCAGCGCGTCGTGATCGCCCGCGCGCTGCTGGCCGGGAAGGCGTCGATCGGATGA
- a CDS encoding Zn-ribbon domain-containing OB-fold protein, giving the protein MTLLIQHCPACRRYQYHPRPLCAGCGNPDLWSVEAAGTGTVDSFTTVHRADVPYTVARVRLTEGPIVLTHLIGIPEPRCDQPVRLTWHEGLAVFTSE; this is encoded by the coding sequence ATGACTCTCCTGATTCAGCACTGTCCGGCATGCCGGCGATATCAGTACCATCCGCGCCCTCTCTGCGCCGGCTGCGGCAACCCCGATCTCTGGTCCGTGGAAGCCGCCGGCACCGGGACGGTGGACAGTTTCACGACAGTGCACAGGGCGGATGTCCCGTACACCGTCGCCCGGGTCCGGCTCACCGAAGGGCCGATCGTGCTCACCCATCTGATCGGCATCCCCGAACCCCGCTGTGACCAGCCCGTCCGCCTGACCTGGCACGAGGGCCTGGCCGTCTTCACCTCGGAGTAG
- a CDS encoding thiolase: MTGVAIAGAAECDLGKTGKSILELQTQAVTRALADAGLTLADVDGLATNGISRFSATQLADWLGVQPAWCDATFAGGAVFEMYVARAAQAIAAGQCSTVVISYASNQRSARSRKLTGVYEEGTPEAAIEEPYRPLYPISYYAMVAQRYLHTYGLDRADLAAVAVAARDRAQLNPQAWTYGKGPLTVEDVLGAPMISSPLGALDCCLVTDGGGAVVLTALDRARDLPKRPVTVLGYGEALTHTGMATAPDLLRTGAIDSGRRAFARAGLTPSDVDVVQLYDAFTISVPLGLEALGFAEPGGGLSAPIACNTGGGGLAYCHPGQFGVLLLVEAVRQLRGECGARQVPGASVALAHGTGGIFSSHATVILGVDG, from the coding sequence ATGACCGGCGTCGCCATCGCCGGCGCCGCCGAATGTGATCTCGGCAAGACCGGCAAGTCGATCCTGGAACTCCAGACGCAGGCGGTCACCAGGGCGCTCGCCGACGCCGGGCTCACCCTCGCCGACGTCGACGGCCTCGCCACCAACGGCATCTCGCGCTTCTCGGCGACCCAGCTCGCCGACTGGCTCGGCGTGCAGCCCGCCTGGTGCGACGCGACGTTCGCCGGAGGCGCGGTCTTCGAGATGTACGTGGCCCGCGCCGCCCAGGCCATCGCCGCCGGCCAGTGCAGCACGGTCGTCATCTCGTACGCGAGCAACCAGCGCAGCGCCCGCAGCCGGAAGCTGACCGGGGTCTACGAGGAGGGCACGCCGGAGGCCGCGATCGAGGAGCCCTATCGGCCGCTCTACCCGATCTCGTACTACGCCATGGTCGCGCAGCGCTACCTGCACACCTACGGGCTGGACCGGGCCGACCTGGCAGCCGTGGCGGTCGCCGCCCGCGACCGTGCCCAGCTCAACCCGCAGGCCTGGACGTACGGCAAGGGGCCGCTCACCGTCGAGGACGTCCTCGGCGCCCCGATGATCTCCAGCCCGCTCGGCGCGCTGGACTGCTGCCTCGTCACCGACGGCGGGGGAGCGGTGGTGCTCACCGCCCTCGACCGCGCGCGTGATCTGCCGAAGCGGCCGGTCACGGTCCTCGGTTATGGCGAAGCGCTCACTCACACCGGCATGGCGACCGCTCCGGACCTGCTGCGGACCGGCGCGATCGATTCCGGTCGGCGGGCATTCGCGAGGGCGGGACTGACACCGTCCGACGTGGATGTCGTGCAGCTCTACGACGCGTTCACGATCTCGGTGCCGCTCGGGCTGGAGGCGCTCGGGTTCGCCGAGCCGGGCGGAGGGTTGTCCGCTCCCATCGCCTGCAACACCGGCGGCGGCGGTCTCGCCTACTGCCATCCGGGCCAGTTCGGCGTGCTGTTGCTGGTCGAGGCGGTGCGTCAGCTGCGCGGGGAGTGCGGCGCGCGGCAGGTGCCGGGGGCGTCGGTGGCGCTGGCGCACGGGACCGGCGGCATCTTCTCCAGCCACGCCACGGTGATCCTGGGGGTGGACGGATGA
- a CDS encoding MaoC/PaaZ C-terminal domain-containing protein has translation MSSDELIWERRIESPDMIAYAGATWDWHKLHYDADYLRERGLDRPVVDGQVFGAYLAIALREWFPGAAIGALSFRFTNLVFAGETIRCVGTPVREGSTITLALRIEVVEDGRIAVAPASATLTVP, from the coding sequence ATGTCGAGCGATGAGCTGATCTGGGAACGCCGCATCGAGTCGCCGGACATGATCGCCTATGCCGGGGCCACCTGGGACTGGCACAAGCTCCACTACGACGCCGATTACCTGCGCGAACGCGGTCTCGACCGGCCGGTCGTGGACGGGCAGGTCTTCGGCGCCTACTTGGCGATCGCGCTGCGGGAGTGGTTCCCGGGCGCGGCGATCGGCGCGCTGTCGTTCCGGTTCACGAACCTGGTCTTCGCCGGCGAGACGATCCGGTGCGTGGGAACCCCTGTGCGGGAAGGCTCCACGATCACCCTTGCTCTCCGTATCGAGGTGGTCGAGGACGGCCGGATCGCCGTCGCGCCCGCCTCGGCGACGCTGACCGTGCCATGA
- a CDS encoding MaoC family dehydratase N-terminal domain-containing protein encodes MTLLSGDLKARIGEEVVYTAPEPLGRAAIRYFALATGDTDPAHLAGDVAPPTLICETNQYANLPRDADGYAGHGWHLDVPGTRLVRGGNAYRFERPVLPTTIVTVRWKLAGITERVTGGGKRMLVVTSVATYTDQDGLVLAENEESLIYVER; translated from the coding sequence ATGACGCTGCTCTCCGGGGACCTCAAGGCCCGGATCGGCGAGGAGGTCGTCTACACCGCCCCCGAGCCGCTGGGCCGGGCCGCCATCCGGTACTTCGCGCTCGCCACCGGCGACACCGACCCGGCCCACCTGGCCGGCGACGTCGCCCCGCCGACGCTGATCTGCGAGACCAACCAGTACGCGAACCTGCCCCGCGACGCCGACGGCTACGCCGGGCACGGGTGGCACCTGGACGTGCCGGGGACCCGGCTGGTCCGGGGCGGCAACGCGTACCGCTTCGAGCGGCCGGTCCTGCCGACCACGATCGTGACCGTCCGCTGGAAGCTCGCCGGCATCACCGAACGGGTCACCGGCGGCGGCAAGCGGATGCTGGTGGTCACCTCGGTCGCCACCTACACCGACCAGGACGGCCTGGTGCTGGCCGAGAACGAGGAGTCGCTGATCTATGTCGAGCGATGA
- a CDS encoding RidA family protein, giving the protein MTVYLPAVPGYPALAETGVAVTDVVHVTEYVTSAGLSLDAARAAFFGDHVVPVSRVPVEAIHGTDAPYAVGVTAYPGGGELLTDGDDVLRVAGGVVYLPSVHTTEGDFRSQYRWCLSRVSSLLSVAGLGMGSLVRTVDYTATATRAEYPRCGRPRKELLPGPVHPGAAGILVDVPVQRGAQVALDAIAAAGPLTVLNPGWARYDTLTYKPAVRAGDTVYLAGFGSLDPVTQLAVHEGDLTAQTEFIYHSIETVLAEAGATGANVTALVEYLTPAAVATYDATRQLREKHFPNAAVTSVVCSALLRPEFLLETVPTAVLG; this is encoded by the coding sequence GTGACCGTGTACCTGCCGGCGGTGCCCGGCTACCCCGCATTGGCCGAGACCGGTGTCGCCGTCACCGACGTGGTCCACGTGACCGAGTACGTGACGTCCGCGGGCCTCTCGCTCGATGCCGCTCGTGCCGCCTTCTTCGGCGATCACGTCGTGCCGGTCTCCCGGGTCCCGGTGGAAGCGATCCACGGCACCGACGCGCCCTATGCCGTCGGCGTGACCGCCTATCCCGGCGGCGGTGAGCTGCTCACCGACGGCGACGACGTGCTGCGGGTCGCCGGCGGCGTCGTCTACCTGCCGAGCGTGCACACGACCGAGGGGGACTTCCGCTCGCAGTACCGCTGGTGCCTGTCACGTGTCTCGTCGCTTCTGTCCGTGGCGGGCCTCGGCATGGGCTCGCTGGTCCGGACCGTCGACTACACGGCCACCGCCACGCGCGCGGAGTACCCGCGGTGCGGGCGGCCCCGCAAGGAGCTGCTGCCGGGTCCCGTGCACCCGGGGGCGGCCGGGATCCTGGTCGACGTGCCGGTCCAGCGCGGGGCACAGGTGGCACTCGACGCGATCGCGGCGGCCGGGCCGCTGACCGTGCTGAACCCGGGTTGGGCGCGCTACGACACCCTCACCTACAAGCCCGCGGTCCGCGCCGGCGACACCGTCTATCTGGCCGGGTTCGGTTCGCTCGACCCGGTCACCCAGCTCGCGGTGCACGAGGGCGACCTGACCGCGCAGACCGAGTTCATCTACCACAGCATCGAGACCGTCCTGGCCGAGGCGGGCGCGACCGGCGCGAACGTGACGGCCCTGGTGGAGTACCTCACCCCCGCCGCCGTCGCCACCTACGACGCCACCCGGCAGCTGCGCGAGAAGCACTTCCCGAACGCGGCGGTCACCTCGGTCGTCTGCTCGGCGCTGCTGCGACCGGAGTTCCTGCTGGAGACCGTGCCGACGGCGGTGCTGGGATGA
- a CDS encoding MmgE/PrpD family protein, with translation MTEPAEGSEAAVVLAGWAAGLTRDDVPDQVVAAARDHLIDALGCAVAAVRRAAAEPALTVARGLGGPPEARLVTGERIGAVAAAYGNAVAVHALDFDDTHAGGLVHASAVTVPVALAVGEQIGAGGSEMITALVAGLETVCRLGAAAPHGFHARGLHATSMCGPVAAAVVAGRLIGLGAPALTNAIGIAASGASGLLEFLHSPASTKQLHPGTAVANGILAARLAAAGATGPASALEGSYGLFPALAGRAPDLAVLSDGLGERWETLAIGIKPYPACRLTHASIDAAGEFTGGTPSRVTVTLHPDAVPIVAGPEKRRPRSAYEAKFSVYWCVAAMIVDGWVDLDTFTDLDRPDVLDLASRIDVAAAGSDLVAADAPGIVEADGRVSRVERSTGGGVRTKAAANLGPMHDGVFAATGPAALLDAIEGCLK, from the coding sequence GTGACAGAGCCGGCCGAGGGATCAGAGGCCGCCGTCGTGCTGGCCGGGTGGGCCGCCGGGCTGACGCGTGACGACGTTCCGGACCAGGTCGTCGCCGCGGCCCGGGACCACCTGATCGACGCCCTCGGATGTGCCGTCGCGGCCGTCCGCAGAGCAGCCGCCGAACCCGCGCTCACCGTCGCGCGCGGGCTCGGCGGCCCACCCGAGGCCCGTCTCGTCACCGGCGAGCGGATCGGCGCGGTCGCGGCGGCGTACGGCAACGCGGTCGCCGTGCACGCGCTCGACTTCGACGACACCCACGCCGGCGGTCTCGTGCATGCGAGCGCGGTGACCGTACCGGTGGCTCTGGCGGTGGGAGAACAGATCGGGGCGGGCGGCAGCGAGATGATCACCGCCCTGGTCGCGGGGCTGGAGACGGTGTGCCGGCTCGGGGCCGCGGCACCGCACGGCTTCCACGCGCGCGGGCTGCACGCCACCTCGATGTGCGGCCCGGTCGCGGCGGCCGTCGTCGCCGGCAGGCTGATCGGCCTCGGCGCGCCGGCCCTGACGAACGCGATCGGCATCGCGGCGAGCGGCGCGAGCGGGCTGCTGGAATTCCTGCACAGCCCGGCCAGCACGAAACAGCTGCACCCGGGGACCGCCGTGGCGAACGGGATCCTGGCCGCACGGCTCGCGGCGGCCGGGGCGACCGGTCCGGCCTCGGCGCTGGAGGGTTCGTACGGACTGTTCCCGGCACTGGCCGGCCGTGCCCCCGACCTCGCCGTCCTCTCAGACGGTCTGGGGGAACGCTGGGAGACGCTCGCGATCGGCATCAAGCCGTACCCGGCCTGCCGGCTCACCCACGCCTCGATCGACGCGGCCGGGGAGTTCACCGGCGGCACGCCGTCGAGGGTGACCGTGACGCTGCACCCGGACGCCGTGCCGATCGTGGCCGGGCCGGAGAAGCGGCGTCCGCGCAGCGCCTACGAGGCGAAGTTCAGCGTCTACTGGTGCGTGGCCGCGATGATCGTGGACGGCTGGGTCGACCTGGACACGTTCACCGACCTGGACCGGCCGGACGTGCTCGATCTGGCCTCCCGGATCGACGTGGCCGCCGCCGGTTCCGATCTGGTCGCGGCGGACGCCCCCGGCATCGTCGAGGCGGACGGGCGGGTGTCCCGGGTGGAGCGGTCGACCGGGGGCGGAGTGCGCACCAAGGCGGCGGCGAACCTCGGCCCGATGCACGACGGAGTCTTCGCGGCGACCGGACCGGCCGCCCTGCTCGACGCTATCGAAGGGTGCCTGAAGTGA
- a CDS encoding CaiB/BaiF CoA-transferase family protein: protein MRPLEDIRIIAVEQYGAGPFGSVHLADLGADVIKIEEPSTGGDVGRYVPPYADEEDSLFFETFNRGKRSLSLDLATPAGREVFEDLVRHADAVYSNLRGDVPAKIGITYDQLKHVNPSIVCCSLTGFGMTGPRARQPGYDYILQGLAGWMDLTGEPGGPPAKSGLSIVDYSGGFVAAISLLAGVHAARRDGRGMDCDLSLFDTAIGMLTYPAAWHLNAGFTPERTRYSAHPSLVPFQLFPTADGWVVVGCAKEKFWQRLVGVLDQSIVKEARFATFADRREHAGELLPLLEGIFATRTTAEWLADLEPAGIPCGPVNDVAAALRDPHTLARGLVVETEHPRYGTVKQVASPVRVGDDPPAYRRAPRRGEDLSYVSELLDYSPRRVEELRAAGAFGAPE from the coding sequence ATGAGACCGCTCGAGGACATCCGGATCATCGCCGTCGAGCAGTACGGCGCCGGACCGTTCGGCTCGGTGCACCTCGCCGACCTGGGCGCCGACGTCATCAAGATCGAGGAGCCGTCGACCGGCGGCGACGTCGGACGGTACGTCCCGCCCTACGCCGACGAGGAGGACTCGCTCTTCTTCGAGACGTTCAACAGGGGCAAGCGGTCGCTCTCGCTGGACCTCGCCACCCCGGCCGGCCGGGAGGTCTTCGAGGATCTGGTCCGGCATGCCGACGCCGTCTACTCGAACCTGCGCGGCGACGTCCCCGCGAAGATCGGGATCACGTACGACCAGCTCAAGCACGTCAACCCGTCGATCGTGTGCTGCTCGCTGACCGGGTTCGGGATGACCGGGCCACGCGCGAGGCAGCCCGGGTACGACTACATCCTGCAGGGCCTGGCCGGCTGGATGGACCTGACCGGGGAGCCGGGTGGGCCACCGGCCAAGTCGGGCCTGTCGATCGTGGACTATTCGGGCGGGTTCGTCGCGGCGATCTCGCTGCTCGCCGGGGTGCACGCGGCGCGGCGGGACGGCCGGGGCATGGACTGCGACCTGAGCCTGTTCGACACCGCGATCGGGATGCTCACCTACCCGGCCGCCTGGCATCTCAACGCGGGCTTCACACCGGAGCGCACCCGCTACTCCGCTCACCCGTCGCTCGTCCCGTTCCAGCTCTTCCCCACGGCCGACGGCTGGGTGGTGGTCGGGTGTGCGAAGGAGAAGTTCTGGCAGCGGCTGGTCGGCGTACTGGATCAATCGATCGTGAAAGAGGCCCGATTCGCGACGTTCGCCGACCGCCGGGAGCACGCGGGCGAACTGCTGCCGCTGCTGGAGGGCATCTTCGCGACCCGGACGACGGCGGAGTGGCTCGCCGATCTCGAGCCGGCCGGGATCCCGTGCGGTCCGGTCAACGACGTGGCGGCGGCCCTGCGCGATCCGCACACCCTCGCCCGCGGGCTGGTCGTCGAGACCGAGCATCCGCGCTACGGCACCGTGAAGCAGGTGGCTTCGCCGGTCCGGGTGGGTGATGATCCGCCGGCTTATCGCCGGGCGCCGCGGCGAGGAGAGGATCTGTCGTACGTGTCGGAGCTTCTGGATTACTCGCCCCGGCGAGTCGAGGAGTTGCGCGCGGCCGGGGCGTTCGGGGCGCCGGAGTGA
- a CDS encoding LLM class flavin-dependent oxidoreductase — translation MRLDLQPWGETMTELVTAARAAEAAGAGVVWAPELHRSAFTTAAALATGTGKLAGGEARIGVGTGIALAFARSAMLTAIAAADLDELSEGRFRLGLGTGVARLNQDWHGVAFERPLPRLRDTVEIIRKVLAGGDPINHRGVRSIRVRGWRRPYAPVRDRIPIYLAGVGPAMVALAGEVADGWIAHELCPPADLRDRILPILRAARRQDFDVVAAACCSVDDDPRAARRRAANVVGFYASVRSYGEMFENAGFAGVCRAAGEALKAGRPADSLGDLVPDEMVDAYTIAGTPDQCRSKIAAYDGLADAIKLSAPSYGLPAEETRHAQDRLLDLVGSLR, via the coding sequence ATGAGGCTGGACCTGCAGCCCTGGGGCGAGACGATGACCGAGCTGGTCACCGCGGCCCGGGCTGCCGAGGCGGCCGGCGCCGGCGTGGTCTGGGCGCCGGAGCTGCACCGGAGCGCGTTCACCACGGCGGCGGCGCTGGCCACCGGCACCGGCAAGCTCGCGGGCGGCGAGGCCCGGATCGGCGTCGGCACCGGGATCGCCCTGGCGTTCGCCCGGTCCGCGATGCTCACCGCGATCGCCGCGGCCGACCTGGACGAGCTCTCCGAGGGCCGGTTCCGGCTCGGGCTCGGCACCGGCGTGGCCCGGCTCAACCAGGACTGGCACGGCGTGGCGTTCGAGCGCCCTCTGCCCCGCCTCCGGGACACCGTGGAGATCATCCGCAAGGTGCTGGCCGGCGGCGACCCGATCAACCACAGGGGCGTCCGCTCGATCCGGGTGCGGGGCTGGCGCCGGCCGTACGCCCCGGTCCGCGACCGCATCCCGATCTACCTGGCCGGCGTCGGTCCCGCGATGGTGGCGCTGGCCGGCGAGGTGGCCGACGGCTGGATAGCGCACGAGCTCTGCCCGCCCGCCGACCTGCGGGACCGCATCCTGCCGATCCTGCGCGCCGCGAGGCGTCAGGACTTCGATGTCGTGGCGGCCGCCTGCTGCTCGGTCGACGACGATCCCCGGGCGGCCCGCCGCCGGGCCGCGAACGTCGTCGGTTTCTACGCCTCGGTCCGCTCATACGGCGAGATGTTCGAGAACGCCGGATTCGCCGGCGTCTGCCGGGCCGCGGGTGAGGCCCTCAAGGCCGGCCGCCCCGCCGACAGCCTCGGCGACCTCGTGCCGGACGAGATGGTCGACGCCTACACGATCGCCGGCACCCCGGACCAGTGCCGCTCCAAGATCGCCGCCTACGACGGCCTGGCCGACGCGATCAAGTTGTCCGCACCCTCCTACGGCCTGCCCGCCGAGGAGACCCGGCACGCGCAGGACCGTCTACTCGACCTGGTGGGGAGCCTCAGATGA
- a CDS encoding MaoC family dehydratase, translating to MLGRYYEDFTVGDTYRHPFGRTISEADNTWFTLLTLNTNQSHFNADYAARTPYKKLLVNSTLTVAIITGLSVPDVSQHAFANLGWEQIVMPHPVFVGDTLYAKSEVLELRESKSRPYAGIVKVFTTGFNQDGVDVITWTRTMLTYKRGHGPAAEQ from the coding sequence ATGCTCGGCCGCTATTACGAAGACTTCACCGTCGGCGACACGTACCGCCACCCGTTCGGCCGCACCATCTCGGAAGCGGACAACACGTGGTTCACGCTCCTGACGCTGAACACCAATCAGAGCCACTTCAACGCCGACTACGCGGCGCGCACGCCGTACAAGAAGCTGCTGGTGAACTCGACCCTCACGGTCGCGATCATCACCGGCCTCTCGGTGCCGGACGTGAGTCAGCACGCCTTCGCGAACCTGGGCTGGGAGCAGATCGTGATGCCCCACCCGGTCTTCGTCGGCGACACCCTCTACGCCAAGTCCGAGGTCCTGGAGTTGCGTGAGTCGAAGTCCCGGCCGTACGCCGGGATCGTCAAGGTCTTCACCACCGGCTTCAACCAGGACGGCGTCGACGTCATCACCTGGACCCGGACGATGCTGACCTACAAACGCGGCCACGGACCCGCCGCGGAGCAATGA
- a CDS encoding IclR family transcriptional regulator has protein sequence MPTRSVPPAAPASAGPAEDESQSRSIAAVERAMDVLLYFGRADQPDLGVTEIATALGLTKAAVHRILTALRSRELITVDPATRRYALGHAAVALGRAYLARTDVRAMAAPELKHLSARTQETATLSLRRGDTRLYVDQVVPDQELRLEVSLGIPFPLNAGASSKAFLAFLPDFEVEAYLTRHPLESITDKTITDPAKLRKDLAAVRKRGYATSLGERQAGAASIAAPIFDHDARVVAVISLAGPALRFKPDSDAAAVADLRDAAARISAQLGYQPR, from the coding sequence GTGCCGACTCGATCCGTGCCGCCGGCCGCGCCGGCCTCGGCAGGCCCTGCCGAGGACGAGAGCCAGTCGCGTTCCATCGCCGCCGTCGAGCGCGCCATGGACGTCCTGCTCTACTTCGGGCGCGCCGACCAGCCCGATCTCGGCGTGACCGAGATCGCCACCGCGCTCGGCCTCACCAAGGCCGCGGTGCACCGCATCCTCACCGCGCTCCGCAGCCGGGAGCTGATCACCGTCGACCCGGCCACCCGGCGGTACGCGCTGGGTCACGCCGCCGTCGCGCTCGGCCGTGCCTATCTGGCCCGCACCGACGTCCGCGCCATGGCCGCGCCCGAGCTCAAGCACCTCTCCGCGCGCACCCAGGAGACGGCCACCCTCTCGCTGCGGCGCGGCGACACCCGGCTCTACGTCGACCAGGTCGTGCCGGACCAGGAGTTGCGCCTCGAAGTGAGCCTCGGCATCCCGTTCCCGCTCAACGCCGGCGCCTCGTCGAAGGCGTTCCTGGCGTTCCTGCCCGACTTCGAGGTCGAGGCCTACCTCACCCGGCACCCGCTGGAGTCGATCACCGACAAGACCATCACCGACCCGGCGAAGCTGCGCAAGGATCTCGCCGCGGTCCGTAAGCGGGGGTACGCGACCTCGCTCGGCGAGCGCCAGGCCGGCGCCGCGTCGATCGCCGCCCCGATCTTCGACCACGATGCCCGGGTGGTCGCCGTGATCAGCCTGGCCGGGCCGGCGCTCCGCTTCAAGCCGGACAGCGACGCCGCCGCGGTCGCCGACCTGCGCGACGCGGCGGCACGCATCTCCGCTCAGCTGGGCTACCAGCCCCGCTAG
- a CDS encoding flavin reductase — MPVDSTTFRSVLGQWPSGVCVVTTTGPNGLHGMTASSFSSVSLDPPLVSVCLGNHLPSRTLLGDAGKFAISFLGKDQAHIGRRFAGQERGVTDRFAGLDWTMTPNGCPVLSDAVAWLDCTVAHAYPGGDHTIFVGAVTEAALPRVISPLLFHSRNWGQVAQPLPATVQFRETASADGGPRFEFHATGLRDLPSPERVIAAKKAGNCVVGYVADAFNPEREDEVLATIGALGALGCDEIGCVESDVIPASPLQVTRILQDASVRVRPAVLRVRLAGHNRLALVNALVAMKNGVSHFDVVTPGSGTSGLPLGDLLHLSRQLEVAGPIESDLAQIRE, encoded by the coding sequence GTGCCGGTCGACAGCACGACGTTCCGATCCGTGCTCGGACAGTGGCCGAGCGGGGTGTGCGTGGTGACCACGACCGGCCCGAACGGCCTGCACGGCATGACCGCCAGTTCATTCTCCTCGGTGAGCCTCGATCCCCCGCTCGTGTCGGTCTGCCTCGGCAACCATCTGCCCAGCCGGACACTTCTGGGCGATGCGGGCAAGTTCGCGATCAGCTTCCTCGGCAAGGATCAGGCGCACATCGGGCGCCGCTTCGCCGGTCAGGAGCGCGGCGTCACCGACCGGTTCGCCGGGCTGGACTGGACCATGACGCCGAACGGCTGCCCGGTCCTCAGTGACGCGGTCGCCTGGCTCGACTGCACCGTCGCCCACGCGTATCCGGGCGGGGACCACACCATCTTCGTCGGCGCGGTGACCGAGGCGGCCCTGCCGCGGGTCATCTCACCGCTGCTGTTCCACTCGCGCAACTGGGGTCAGGTCGCCCAGCCCCTGCCCGCCACCGTCCAGTTCCGCGAGACCGCGTCCGCTGACGGCGGGCCGCGCTTCGAATTCCACGCCACCGGCCTGCGCGACCTGCCGTCACCCGAGCGGGTCATCGCCGCGAAGAAGGCCGGCAACTGCGTGGTCGGCTACGTGGCCGACGCGTTCAACCCGGAGCGGGAGGACGAGGTGCTGGCCACCATCGGCGCCCTCGGCGCGCTCGGGTGCGACGAGATCGGCTGCGTCGAGTCCGACGTCATCCCGGCGTCGCCGCTGCAGGTCACCCGGATCCTGCAGGACGCCAGCGTCCGGGTCCGGCCCGCCGTGCTGCGGGTCCGTCTCGCCGGCCACAACCGGCTCGCCCTGGTCAACGCGCTCGTCGCGATGAAGAACGGGGTCTCGCACTTCGATGTGGTCACACCCGGCTCCGGCACGTCCGGACTGCCGCTGGGAGACCTGCTCCACCTGTCCCGCCAACTCGAGGTCGCCGGGCCCATCGAGTCCGACCTCGCCCAGATCAGGGAGTAA